The proteins below come from a single Chryseobacterium nepalense genomic window:
- a CDS encoding 3-oxoacyl-ACP synthase III family protein: MPNTIIIGSGSYLPGRIIGRDYFLGSDFYSEDGVKIDKPAEETIAKFVEITEIENRRFIEEDLSNSQIGYEAAKIAIEDAKIDQEELDYIIYASNFGEVTVHGYADFMPTMAARVKNKLGIKNRKCVTYDMLFGCPGWVEAMILADNLIKAKVAKTILVIGAETLSRVTDPHDRNRMIFADGAGAVVVKATDDENVGIIAHNTICDNGPELDYLANGPSINKESDQTRIFVRMQGRKIYEYALKNVPAAIKETIEDAGLSIEDINKILIHQANAKMDYAMIERLHKLYNVKDYDHSISPMTIQEFGNSSVATIPTMFDLIIKGKMEGQSFKDKGNIVMTSVGAGMNINAIVYRFP, encoded by the coding sequence ATGCCGAATACGATCATAATTGGTTCTGGATCTTACCTTCCCGGCAGAATTATCGGGAGAGACTATTTCTTAGGTTCAGATTTTTATTCAGAAGACGGGGTGAAAATTGATAAACCTGCTGAAGAAACGATTGCAAAATTTGTAGAAATTACAGAAATTGAGAACAGAAGATTCATAGAAGAAGATCTATCCAATTCACAAATCGGGTACGAGGCTGCCAAAATTGCGATTGAAGACGCGAAAATAGATCAGGAAGAACTTGATTATATTATTTATGCCAGCAATTTCGGAGAAGTCACGGTACACGGATATGCGGATTTCATGCCAACCATGGCGGCAAGAGTAAAGAATAAGCTCGGCATTAAAAACAGAAAATGTGTAACATATGATATGCTTTTCGGGTGTCCGGGATGGGTGGAAGCGATGATTTTGGCCGACAACTTAATTAAAGCTAAAGTAGCTAAAACCATTCTTGTAATCGGCGCAGAAACATTAAGCAGGGTAACTGATCCTCACGACAGAAACAGAATGATTTTTGCAGATGGAGCAGGTGCTGTTGTTGTAAAAGCAACAGACGATGAAAATGTAGGAATCATTGCCCACAACACCATTTGTGACAACGGCCCGGAACTGGATTATTTAGCAAATGGCCCTTCCATTAATAAAGAATCTGACCAGACGCGTATTTTTGTAAGAATGCAGGGAAGAAAAATTTACGAATATGCCCTGAAAAACGTTCCTGCAGCAATAAAAGAAACTATTGAAGACGCGGGACTTTCTATAGAAGACATCAATAAAATTCTGATTCACCAGGCTAATGCCAAGATGGATTATGCCATGATCGAAAGACTTCACAAGCTTTATAATGTGAAAGATTATGATCATTCTATTTCACCAATGACGATTCAGGAATTCGGAAATTCTTCTGTGGCAACCATTCCTACCATGTTTGATTTAATAATTAAAGGAAAAATGGAAGGTCAATCGTTTAAAGATAAAGGTAACATTGTGATGACTTCGGTAGGTGCCGGAATGAATATCAATGCTATCGTTTACAGATTTCCTTAA
- the ubiE gene encoding bifunctional demethylmenaquinone methyltransferase/2-methoxy-6-polyprenyl-1,4-benzoquinol methylase UbiE: MTKDITKITPYNSEATKKSQVEDMFDNIAPKYDLLNHVLSMKIDVLWRNTLVSWMKKDSPQEVLDVATGTGDLAIAVEKGTGSKVIGLDLSQQMLNVGVIKIKKLKLDGKISMQKGDAENLPFEDNRFDAVSVAFGVRNFENLTKGLAELRRVVKDNKSVYILEFSKVEGFMAPFYMFYFKNILPAIGRLVSKDNRAYTYLPDSVNAFPFGEKMRQILLDTGFKKVEYKKLSLGIATIYKATK; encoded by the coding sequence TTGACAAAAGATATTACCAAAATTACGCCCTACAACTCTGAAGCTACTAAAAAAAGCCAGGTAGAGGATATGTTCGACAATATTGCACCGAAGTATGATCTGCTCAATCATGTGCTGTCCATGAAAATTGATGTTTTATGGAGAAATACTTTAGTGAGCTGGATGAAAAAAGACAGCCCGCAGGAAGTGCTGGATGTCGCTACCGGCACGGGAGATCTGGCCATTGCTGTTGAAAAAGGCACAGGCTCAAAAGTGATCGGATTGGATTTATCGCAACAAATGTTAAATGTTGGCGTTATTAAAATAAAAAAACTTAAATTAGACGGCAAAATTTCCATGCAAAAAGGAGATGCGGAAAACTTACCTTTCGAGGATAACAGATTTGATGCGGTATCCGTTGCGTTTGGAGTGAGGAATTTTGAAAACCTTACCAAAGGTTTGGCAGAGTTGAGAAGAGTTGTTAAAGATAACAAGAGTGTTTATATACTGGAGTTTTCAAAGGTTGAGGGTTTCATGGCGCCATTCTATATGTTTTATTTTAAAAATATATTACCTGCTATTGGCAGACTGGTTTCCAAGGATAATAGGGCATACACATACCTTCCGGATTCTGTAAATGCTTTTCCTTTCGGGGAAAAGATGAGACAAATTCTTTTAGATACAGGATTTAAAAAAGTTGAATATAAAAAACTAAGTTTAGGTATAGCCACAATTTATAAAGCAACAAAGTAA
- a CDS encoding porin family protein: protein MNKFLLKALVLASVNVALLANAQFRTRNRMDKLEDFDEQKFSWGFYLNGNRLDYRIVLNPRYGSSNNQNLVTSKESYSFGAGLIAKWRLNDYLDLRLEPGLQFGQRQLTFNTQSNDQYAAGTLTNDPFIPIPLAEKDRVREIKTTLVDVPVLLEFHGQRWYNSRPYVAAGVNYIVNLQSNSDSTDDNLQQVFRSTTHNFAWSAEMGIQFYFNKFKLTPAIRGTFIMNNEIVADNATTPPYWTAAMSTLQTRAVFFVLKFE from the coding sequence ATGAATAAATTTTTATTAAAAGCACTGGTTTTAGCCTCAGTAAATGTTGCGTTGTTAGCAAACGCGCAATTCAGAACCCGAAACAGAATGGATAAGTTGGAAGACTTTGATGAGCAAAAGTTCAGCTGGGGTTTTTATCTGAATGGTAACAGACTAGACTACCGTATCGTTCTGAATCCAAGATATGGCTCAAGTAATAACCAGAATCTTGTTACCTCTAAAGAGAGTTACAGTTTTGGTGCCGGATTAATTGCAAAATGGAGACTGAACGATTATTTGGATTTAAGATTAGAACCAGGGTTACAATTCGGTCAGAGACAATTAACTTTCAATACGCAGTCTAACGATCAGTATGCAGCGGGTACTTTGACAAACGATCCTTTTATTCCTATTCCTTTGGCTGAAAAAGACAGAGTAAGAGAAATTAAAACAACTTTGGTTGACGTTCCTGTGTTGCTGGAATTCCATGGACAGAGATGGTACAATTCAAGACCATATGTTGCAGCAGGGGTTAATTATATTGTTAATCTACAGTCAAATTCAGACTCTACTGATGATAACCTACAGCAGGTTTTCAGATCTACAACACACAATTTTGCATGGTCTGCAGAAATGGGCATCCAGTTTTACTTTAATAAATTTAAGCTTACACCAGCAATCAGAGGAACATTCATTATGAATAACGAGATTGTGGCAGATAATGCGACAACACCTCCGTACTGGACTGCAGCAATGTCTACCTTACAGACAAGAGCTGTTTTCTTCGTACTGAAATTTGAATAA
- a CDS encoding cell division protein ZapA translates to MEVRRITINIAGRVYPLNVPAAEEETLRKVGKQIENMIKDFEQNFDVRDKQDALAMCALKLGTNAEVVSMNYEKTIQSTNERLTNINQSLNETGK, encoded by the coding sequence ATGGAAGTAAGAAGAATAACCATTAATATTGCAGGAAGAGTATATCCGCTGAACGTACCCGCAGCTGAAGAAGAAACGTTGCGCAAAGTTGGGAAGCAGATTGAAAATATGATTAAAGATTTTGAACAGAATTTCGATGTGAGAGACAAACAGGATGCTTTGGCAATGTGTGCCCTGAAATTAGGAACCAATGCGGAAGTAGTGTCTATGAACTACGAAAAAACAATACAATCTACCAACGAAAGATTAACAAACATTAATCAATCGTTGAATGAAACAGGGAAATAG
- the rny gene encoding ribonuclease Y: protein MIEVIVGVVCLVIGAAVGVFFSKSSLNTKAKFIIDDAKKNAENLIEKANVQAESIKKEKNLQAKEKFLELKSQHDADIQVREKKMQEVEKRIKDKEHKLNDELSKAGKLEKDLDKQIADYAKKNEILDRKQQELDLATAKKVEILEKISNYTAEEARAELVETMKAEAKTRAQAHVQSIMEEAQLNAKSEARKIVIQTIQRIGTEQAIENSVSVFNIESDEVKGRIIGREGRNIRALEAVTGVEIIVDDTPEAILLSCFDPVRREIARLSLHRLVTDGRIHPARIEEVVEKTRKQIEEEIIEVGKRTIIDLGIHGLHPELIKIVGRMKYRSSYGQNLLQHSREVANIAATMAAELGLNVKLAKRAGLLHDIGKVPEQESELPHALLGMQWAEKYGENAEVVNAIGAHHDEVEMTSLLSPIIQVADAISGARPGARRQVLESYIQRLKDLESAALSFDGVSSAYAIQAGRELRVMVESGKVNDEVASQLSYDISEKIQNELTYPGQVKVTVIRETRAVNIAR, encoded by the coding sequence ATGATAGAAGTTATAGTCGGCGTTGTTTGTTTAGTAATCGGAGCGGCAGTAGGAGTGTTTTTCTCCAAAAGTTCACTCAATACTAAAGCAAAATTTATTATAGATGATGCAAAGAAAAATGCCGAAAACCTTATAGAAAAAGCCAACGTACAGGCCGAGTCCATAAAGAAAGAAAAAAACCTTCAGGCAAAAGAAAAATTCCTGGAGCTGAAATCACAGCATGATGCTGATATTCAGGTAAGAGAAAAGAAAATGCAGGAGGTTGAAAAAAGGATTAAGGATAAGGAACACAAACTGAACGATGAACTTAGCAAGGCCGGAAAACTGGAAAAGGACCTCGATAAACAAATCGCGGATTATGCCAAGAAAAACGAAATTTTAGATAGGAAACAGCAGGAACTTGATCTTGCAACCGCTAAAAAAGTTGAAATTCTTGAAAAAATTTCCAACTATACGGCAGAAGAAGCAAGAGCAGAATTGGTGGAAACTATGAAAGCAGAAGCCAAAACAAGAGCTCAGGCACACGTGCAGAGCATCATGGAAGAAGCTCAGCTTAATGCTAAAAGTGAAGCAAGAAAAATCGTAATCCAAACGATTCAGAGAATCGGAACTGAGCAGGCCATTGAAAATTCCGTATCGGTATTCAATATTGAATCAGATGAAGTAAAAGGTAGAATCATCGGTAGAGAAGGAAGAAATATCCGTGCTTTGGAAGCGGTAACAGGAGTGGAAATTATTGTAGACGATACTCCTGAAGCAATTCTTCTTTCATGTTTCGATCCGGTTAGAAGAGAAATCGCCAGATTATCCCTTCACCGATTGGTAACAGACGGTAGAATTCACCCTGCGAGAATTGAAGAAGTGGTAGAGAAAACCAGAAAACAGATTGAAGAAGAAATCATTGAAGTGGGAAAAAGAACGATCATTGATTTAGGAATCCACGGATTACATCCTGAACTGATCAAAATCGTTGGTAGAATGAAATACCGTTCTTCTTACGGTCAAAACTTACTGCAACACTCAAGAGAAGTGGCAAACATTGCCGCAACCATGGCTGCTGAATTAGGATTAAATGTGAAACTAGCAAAAAGAGCAGGTCTGTTACACGATATCGGTAAAGTTCCTGAACAGGAATCTGAACTTCCTCACGCTTTACTAGGAATGCAGTGGGCTGAAAAATACGGCGAAAATGCAGAAGTGGTAAACGCTATCGGTGCTCACCACGATGAAGTGGAAATGACATCGTTATTGTCCCCGATTATCCAGGTTGCAGATGCGATCTCAGGAGCAAGACCGGGAGCAAGAAGACAGGTGTTGGAATCCTACATTCAGAGATTGAAAGATCTTGAATCTGCAGCGTTAAGTTTTGATGGGGTTTCATCAGCGTATGCAATTCAGGCGGGTAGAGAACTAAGAGTAATGGTAGAAAGCGGCAAAGTGAATGACGAAGTCGCTTCCCAGCTGTCTTATGATATTTCAGAAAAAATCCAAAACGAGCTTACATATCCTGGACAGGTAAAAGTAACCGTAATCAGGGAAACAAGAGCTGTAAATATTGCGAGATAA
- a CDS encoding MFS transporter, which produces MQELSTSSKLKYIFSIPVIISALGYFVDIYDLLLFGIVRIPSLKALGLNPDTDGTFILNAQMVGLLIGGIFWGVFGDKKGRLSVLFGSILVYSLANIACGFLPYFPKEHLVYQYAGLRFLAGIGLAGELGAGITLVSESLPKNLRAIGTSVVAGFGLMGAVVAQLTVELAGGWNISYIIGGVLGILLLFLRISVSESGIYKNIEHKSVSKGNFLTFFTHKDRLIRYLKCIAIGLPTWYCIGILAVLANQFAPELGIKDLSPGKAIMWAYIGISVGDLASGFISHLLKSRKMAIFYMLIFTIIGVAFMLFGNTDTETKYYIFCVWLGLGTGYWAMFVTLAAEQFGTNIRNTATTTVPNMVRGLVPVMILAFDFFKNDFTVIVSAALVGLIVFTLAFYSSLTISETHNRDLEFTE; this is translated from the coding sequence ATGCAAGAACTTTCCACTTCTTCGAAACTGAAGTACATTTTTTCGATTCCTGTTATCATTTCCGCTTTGGGATACTTTGTTGATATTTATGATTTGCTTCTGTTCGGCATTGTACGAATTCCCAGTTTAAAAGCTTTAGGCTTAAATCCGGATACGGATGGAACCTTTATTCTCAATGCGCAAATGGTAGGATTACTGATAGGCGGGATATTCTGGGGAGTTTTCGGCGATAAGAAAGGCAGGTTGTCGGTTTTATTCGGATCCATATTGGTTTATTCTTTAGCAAATATTGCCTGTGGTTTTTTACCGTATTTTCCAAAAGAACATTTAGTGTATCAGTATGCAGGATTAAGATTTTTGGCAGGGATAGGTCTTGCCGGAGAACTTGGAGCCGGAATTACCCTTGTTTCCGAAAGCCTGCCGAAAAATCTGAGAGCCATTGGAACTTCTGTTGTTGCCGGTTTCGGACTGATGGGCGCAGTAGTCGCGCAGCTTACGGTAGAGCTGGCTGGTGGCTGGAATATTTCTTACATCATAGGAGGAGTACTCGGTATTTTATTATTATTCCTGAGAATAAGTGTTTCGGAATCCGGGATTTATAAAAATATTGAACACAAATCTGTTTCCAAAGGTAACTTTCTTACATTTTTTACCCATAAAGATCGTCTGATAAGATATTTGAAATGCATTGCAATCGGATTACCGACCTGGTATTGTATCGGGATTCTGGCGGTACTTGCCAATCAGTTTGCTCCTGAACTGGGAATTAAAGACCTGAGTCCAGGTAAAGCTATTATGTGGGCATATATAGGAATTTCCGTAGGTGATCTGGCAAGCGGGTTTATTTCGCATCTTCTGAAATCCCGGAAAATGGCTATTTTTTATATGCTGATTTTTACCATTATAGGTGTTGCCTTCATGCTGTTTGGCAATACGGATACGGAAACAAAATACTATATTTTCTGTGTCTGGCTTGGTTTAGGCACCGGATATTGGGCTATGTTTGTCACACTGGCAGCAGAACAATTCGGAACAAATATCAGGAATACGGCAACTACTACTGTTCCCAATATGGTTCGTGGTTTAGTTCCGGTAATGATCCTCGCTTTTGATTTTTTTAAAAATGATTTTACGGTAATTGTAAGTGCCGCATTAGTAGGTCTTATCGTTTTTACACTTGCTTTCTACTCATCGCTTACGATTTCCGAAACTCACAACAGGGATCTGGAATTTACAGAATAA
- a CDS encoding voltage-gated chloride channel family protein has product MSPKQRTHTHVIQLQLRLFSRKYPALLYVIKWLFISLIIGITAGTASAGFLESLSWATRFRESHVWLIAFLPLAGLAVGMLYYYFGKDVEAGNNLLIETIHEPAKKIIPFKMAPFVYIGTIVTHFFGGSAGREGTALQIAGAISDQFTKLLKLNEQDRKVLIISAIAAGFGSVFGTPLAGAVFGLEVFLIGKIRYNGIFPAFASAILADQVTRLWHVHHTEYLIGVIPKNDFLPFIYSVIAGIVFGICAAAFSRLMHYGDFIFKSKFAYPPLRSFVGGIIIAAAVFAMGTTRYIGLGIPVIEEAFGKQLPLYDFVLKMLFTVVTLSAGFKGGEVTPLFFIGATLGSALSIFIPLPYGLLAGMGFVAVFAGATNTPLACTLMGIELFGAECGIYVAIACIVAYLFSGNNSIYTKQKIGEAKNSRFRYFNNKNFEDL; this is encoded by the coding sequence ATGTCTCCAAAACAAAGAACCCATACTCACGTAATACAACTTCAACTTCGTTTATTTTCACGTAAATACCCGGCATTGTTATATGTCATTAAATGGCTTTTCATTAGCTTAATCATTGGAATCACTGCAGGAACCGCTTCCGCAGGCTTTCTGGAATCATTGTCGTGGGCAACCCGTTTCAGGGAAAGCCATGTCTGGCTGATTGCCTTTCTTCCGCTTGCCGGACTTGCTGTTGGAATGCTGTATTATTACTTTGGAAAAGATGTGGAAGCGGGAAACAACCTTCTCATCGAAACCATTCATGAACCGGCGAAAAAAATCATTCCTTTTAAAATGGCCCCGTTTGTTTATATCGGAACTATTGTCACCCATTTTTTCGGGGGCTCGGCAGGGCGTGAAGGAACAGCGTTACAAATTGCAGGGGCTATTTCAGACCAATTTACAAAACTTTTAAAGCTGAATGAGCAGGATCGAAAAGTGCTTATCATCTCAGCAATTGCTGCCGGATTCGGTTCTGTGTTCGGAACTCCATTGGCAGGAGCGGTTTTCGGGCTTGAAGTTTTTCTCATAGGAAAAATTCGATACAATGGTATTTTTCCGGCTTTTGCATCCGCTATTCTGGCAGATCAGGTTACCCGATTGTGGCATGTTCATCATACAGAATATCTTATCGGAGTAATCCCTAAAAATGATTTTCTGCCTTTTATTTATTCTGTGATAGCAGGAATTGTTTTCGGGATCTGTGCTGCTGCTTTCAGCAGGCTAATGCATTATGGAGATTTTATTTTTAAATCAAAATTTGCATATCCGCCTTTACGCTCTTTTGTTGGAGGAATTATTATTGCCGCAGCGGTTTTTGCAATGGGAACAACACGATATATCGGACTGGGAATTCCCGTTATTGAAGAAGCTTTCGGAAAACAGCTTCCTTTGTATGATTTTGTGCTGAAAATGTTATTTACAGTCGTAACGCTTTCAGCGGGATTTAAAGGAGGTGAGGTTACCCCATTATTTTTCATCGGAGCCACTTTGGGAAGCGCTTTGTCTATATTCATTCCGCTTCCCTATGGATTACTGGCGGGAATGGGGTTTGTAGCAGTCTTTGCAGGTGCTACCAATACTCCCCTTGCCTGCACTCTGATGGGAATTGAGCTTTTTGGTGCAGAATGTGGAATATATGTTGCCATTGCCTGTATTGTAGCTTATTTATTTTCAGGAAATAACAGTATTTACACAAAACAAAAAATCGGGGAAGCTAAAAACAGCAGGTTCAGATATTTTAACAATAAGAATTTTGAAGATTTGTAA
- a CDS encoding sugar phosphate isomerase/epimerase family protein yields the protein MHRKDFIKLSSLGFLGLYSCGISPFKKRQNTLAIQLYTVRDAMSANPEKTLERLAAMGFTGLEIYAYNSTFFGKTPQEFQRILKNTGLRVISSHHITGNFNKGQGTLLYNWEKSVEDLHFIGSEYMVCSYLFPQERNLENYKKLPELLENSGKVTKEAGIQFAYHNHDFEFEKFDDNRNVYDFILENSSPELVKMELDLYWISKAGIDPLMYFEKYPGRFPLWHVKDMKAGTKDFTEIGNGTIDFERIFKAGKQAGLQYWFLEQDSSDKDIFESICISNEFIAKNRFFLK from the coding sequence ATGCATAGAAAAGATTTTATCAAGCTTTCATCGTTGGGATTCCTAGGTTTATATTCCTGTGGAATTTCTCCATTTAAAAAAAGACAAAATACATTGGCAATTCAGTTATACACCGTACGGGATGCAATGTCGGCAAACCCTGAAAAAACACTCGAAAGACTGGCAGCCATGGGCTTTACCGGACTGGAAATCTATGCGTACAACAGTACTTTTTTCGGAAAAACCCCTCAGGAATTTCAGCGCATTCTTAAAAATACAGGATTGAGAGTCATCAGTTCACATCATATAACAGGAAATTTTAATAAAGGACAGGGAACTTTACTCTATAACTGGGAAAAATCTGTGGAAGATCTTCATTTTATTGGTTCAGAATATATGGTTTGCTCTTACCTTTTTCCGCAGGAACGAAATTTGGAAAACTATAAGAAACTTCCTGAACTGCTTGAAAATTCAGGAAAAGTTACAAAAGAAGCCGGAATTCAGTTTGCGTACCATAATCACGATTTTGAATTTGAAAAGTTTGATGACAACCGAAATGTTTATGATTTTATTTTAGAAAATTCTTCACCGGAACTGGTTAAAATGGAGCTTGATCTTTACTGGATTTCAAAGGCAGGAATCGATCCGCTGATGTATTTCGAGAAATATCCCGGAAGATTTCCGCTATGGCACGTAAAAGATATGAAAGCCGGGACAAAAGATTTCACCGAGATCGGAAATGGTACCATCGATTTTGAGCGAATTTTTAAAGCCGGAAAGCAGGCGGGTCTTCAATATTGGTTCCTGGAGCAGGATTCCAGTGATAAAGATATTTTTGAGAGTATCTGCATCAGCAACGAATTTATTGCTAAAAACCGTTTCTTTTTAAAATAA
- a CDS encoding acyl-CoA thioesterase, whose amino-acid sequence MENKPVTFQFISEPSDVNYGGNVHGGSVMKWIDQAGYACATTWSGNYSVTVYVGGIRFYEPIKIGEIVKVEAQVIYTGSSSMHIAINVFSRNLKQPKFDKKTHCIIVFVAVDENGKKLPVPKWIPETEEDRQKEQYAIRLMQLRTQIEDEMKPFL is encoded by the coding sequence ATGGAGAACAAACCTGTGACTTTTCAGTTTATTTCTGAACCTTCAGACGTAAATTACGGAGGAAATGTGCATGGAGGAAGCGTGATGAAATGGATTGACCAGGCCGGCTATGCATGTGCCACCACCTGGAGCGGGAATTATTCTGTTACTGTATATGTGGGCGGAATCCGGTTTTATGAGCCGATAAAAATCGGGGAAATTGTAAAAGTGGAAGCGCAGGTGATCTACACCGGTTCTTCAAGCATGCATATCGCCATCAATGTGTTCTCCAGAAATCTTAAGCAGCCTAAATTCGATAAGAAAACACACTGTATCATTGTATTTGTGGCAGTTGATGAGAACGGAAAAAAACTTCCGGTCCCGAAATGGATTCCCGAAACCGAAGAAGACAGACAGAAAGAACAGTACGCTATACGGCTAATGCAGCTGCGTACACAGATTGAAGATGAAATGAAACCCTTCCTGTAA
- a CDS encoding arsenate reductase family protein, protein MKKVFHLNTCDTCRKILAQFDLSDWELREIRKEPVTEEELAEMYEKTQSYETLFSKKSTQIKLRGLDVKSLTEKDFKELLLDHYTFLKRPVFITNDKIFVGNDKKNVEALREFLI, encoded by the coding sequence ATGAAAAAAGTTTTTCACCTGAATACGTGTGATACCTGCAGAAAGATTTTAGCGCAATTTGATTTATCAGACTGGGAATTGCGCGAGATCAGAAAAGAACCGGTTACGGAAGAGGAATTAGCCGAAATGTATGAGAAAACCCAATCTTATGAAACATTATTCAGTAAAAAGTCTACGCAGATTAAATTGAGAGGCCTGGATGTAAAGTCTTTAACAGAAAAGGATTTTAAAGAATTGTTATTGGATCATTATACGTTTTTGAAGCGTCCGGTTTTTATTACCAATGATAAAATTTTCGTGGGAAATGATAAGAAGAATGTGGAAGCTTTGAGAGAATTTTTAATTTAA
- the gcvT gene encoding glycine cleavage system aminomethyltransferase GcvT, with translation MKKTALYDKHLSLGAKIVPFAGFEMPVQYSGVTEEHFAVREKAGLFDVSHMGQFFIEGTGSKELLQYVTTNNVDALENGKAQYSCLPNENGGIVDDLIVYKMEDDKYFVVVNASNIDKDWDHISKYNTFGAKMTNASDDMSLLAVQGPKATGILQKLTETNLSEIPYYHFTVGSVAGVNDVIISNTGYTGSGGFEIYFKNEDAVTLWDAIIEAGAEEGIIPCGLASRDTLRLEKGFCLYGNDIDDTTSPIEAGLGWITKFDKDFLSKKTFAKQKEEGVTRKLVGFELTDKGVPRHDYPVVDAEGNVIGKVTSGTQSPMKKVGLGLAYVDKPHFKIGSEIFIQVRNKNIPAKVVKAPFV, from the coding sequence ATGAAGAAAACAGCATTGTACGACAAGCACTTATCTTTAGGCGCTAAAATCGTACCTTTTGCAGGTTTTGAAATGCCTGTACAATATTCCGGAGTTACTGAAGAACACTTTGCCGTAAGAGAAAAGGCAGGTTTGTTCGATGTTTCTCACATGGGACAGTTTTTCATTGAAGGAACGGGTTCCAAAGAACTATTGCAGTACGTTACAACCAATAATGTAGATGCATTGGAAAATGGAAAAGCCCAGTATTCATGCCTTCCTAACGAAAACGGAGGAATCGTGGACGATCTTATCGTTTACAAAATGGAAGACGACAAATATTTCGTGGTTGTTAATGCTTCAAACATTGATAAAGACTGGGATCACATCTCAAAATATAATACTTTCGGAGCGAAAATGACGAACGCTTCAGACGATATGTCCTTACTGGCAGTTCAGGGTCCGAAAGCTACCGGGATTCTTCAGAAATTAACGGAAACCAATCTTTCAGAAATTCCTTATTATCACTTTACCGTAGGTTCCGTAGCAGGAGTAAATGATGTCATCATATCCAATACCGGTTACACCGGAAGTGGCGGTTTTGAAATTTATTTTAAAAATGAAGATGCGGTAACGCTTTGGGATGCTATTATTGAAGCAGGTGCAGAAGAAGGTATCATTCCTTGCGGACTGGCATCCAGAGATACGCTGCGTCTTGAAAAAGGGTTTTGCCTGTATGGAAACGACATTGATGATACGACATCGCCTATTGAAGCAGGATTGGGATGGATCACCAAATTTGACAAAGATTTTCTTTCGAAAAAAACATTTGCCAAGCAAAAAGAAGAAGGCGTTACCAGAAAACTGGTTGGTTTCGAATTGACCGACAAGGGAGTTCCGAGACACGATTACCCTGTTGTAGACGCAGAAGGCAACGTGATCGGGAAAGTAACTTCCGGAACACAATCTCCAATGAAAAAAGTAGGATTAGGTCTTGCTTACGTAGATAAGCCTCACTTTAAAATCGGTTCTGAGATCTTCATCCAGGTAAGAAATAAAAATATTCCTGCCAAAGTGGTGAAAGCGCCTTTTGTGTAG
- the idi gene encoding isopentenyl-diphosphate Delta-isomerase translates to MEEFVVLVNPEDQILGLMEKQQAHINGLLHRAFSVFLFNSNGEMLLQKRASGKYHSPLKWTNAVCSHPRIEETYLEGARRRMKEELGIDAELSEKFSFIYKADVGNGLWEHELDHVFTGIFEEEFHLNKDEVEEIRYISMEDLDKEIAGNPENFTEWFKIILDEYKHHFNS, encoded by the coding sequence ATGGAAGAATTCGTAGTTTTAGTAAACCCCGAAGATCAAATTCTCGGTTTAATGGAAAAGCAGCAGGCACACATCAACGGCCTTCTGCACCGTGCTTTCTCTGTATTTTTGTTCAACAGTAACGGTGAAATGCTTTTACAAAAAAGAGCTTCCGGAAAATATCATTCCCCATTAAAGTGGACCAACGCGGTCTGCTCTCATCCCAGAATTGAAGAAACATATTTAGAGGGAGCCAGACGCCGAATGAAAGAGGAGTTGGGAATTGACGCTGAACTTTCAGAAAAATTCAGCTTTATTTATAAGGCAGATGTAGGAAACGGGCTATGGGAACATGAACTTGATCACGTTTTTACAGGGATTTTTGAAGAAGAATTTCATCTTAATAAAGATGAAGTAGAAGAAATACGATATATTTCAATGGAGGATCTCGACAAAGAAATAGCCGGAAATCCTGAAAATTTCACAGAGTGGTTCAAGATTATCCTTGATGAATATAAACACCATTTTAATTCATGA